The proteins below come from a single Mercenaria mercenaria strain notata chromosome 3, MADL_Memer_1, whole genome shotgun sequence genomic window:
- the LOC123523360 gene encoding uncharacterized protein LOC123523360, protein MNKLLKRQTLYLLIILLILLTFWFLHSNHHDNETTEPSEHLKRDYVLFDDTRKESPRSDKKIISPRNEINIYKQTLEAKRLIHIHNVYLKTLRGKTPIFVYSAKVDNMISGYVKDYGTWEEDLLNQTGIYLLHQPDTTFIDIGCNIGVYTLFAAKLGMKVFSIDPVENNLVLLSKSVDAGRFAENVTLVLNAVSDEYKSVVMNIPKDNIGGAHIVDTVRDIHKDNIGGAHIVDKVKDISKENVNVAETILLDDLIPYIRTENVFIKMDVEGHEWNVLNGGHQFFQAKDVKVILMEWVHHRHSENGRLIIEQLIKNGFLPYTDIARNEILEPDVFYTWPENVFWIKR, encoded by the coding sequence ATGAACAAACTGTTGAAGAGGCAAACACTATATCTTCTGAtaatattattgatattattaacATTCTGGTTTCTTCATTCTAATCACCATGACAACGAAACCACCGAGCCAAGTGAACATTTAAAGAGagattatgttttatttgatgaCACAAGAAAAGAATCGCCTAGAAGTGATAAGAAGATTATCTCTCCTCGAaacgaaataaatatttacaaacaaacacTTGAAGCAAAGAGGCTCATTCATATacacaatgtttatttgaaaacattACGTGGAAAAACGCCCATTTTTGTATATTCCGCAAAAGTTGACAACATGATTTCAGGTTATGTAAAGGATTATGGGACATGGGAGGAAGACTTACTAAACCAGACCGGAATATATCTTTTACATCAGCCGGATACCACTTTTATAGATATAGGTTGTAATATTGGTGTGTATACATTATTTGCAGCCAAACTTGGAATGAAAGTTTTCTCAATAGACCCAGTGGAAAATAATTTGGTATTACTATCAAAATCAGTTGATGCAGGAAGGTTTGCTGAAAATGTAACTTTAGTTTTAAATGCAGTGTCTGATGAATATAAATCTGTTGTTATGAATATTCCTAAAGACAATATAGGTGGTGCACATATTGTAGATACAGTCAGAGATATTCATAAAGATAATATAGGGGGTGCACATATTGTAGAtaaagtgaaagatatttcaaaagaaaacgtAAATGTAGCTGAGACAATATTGCTAGACGATCTGATTCCGTACATTAGAACTGAGAATGTTTTTATAAAGATGGATGTTGAAGGACATGAATGGAATGTTTTAAACGGTGGCCATCAATTTTTCCAAGCTAAAGATGTGAAAGTTATTTTAATGGAATGGGTTCATCACCGCCATAGTGAAAATGGACGATTGATAATAGAGCAGCTGATCAAAAACGGGTTTCTTCCATATACAGATATAGCAAGGAACGAAATTTTAGAGCCCGATGTTTTCTATACATGGCCAGAAAACGTGTTTTGgattaaaagataa